Proteins from a single region of Oryza brachyantha chromosome 6, ObraRS2, whole genome shotgun sequence:
- the LOC102699875 gene encoding protein NRT1/ PTR FAMILY 4.6 has protein sequence MEDGSSAREAERWEGYVDWRNRPAVRGRHGGMLAASFVLVVEVLENLAFLANASNLVTYLMGFMHYSPSQSATTVTNFMGTAFLLALLGGFLSDAFFTTYAIYLISALVEFLGLVVLTIQARTPSLMPPACSRGAGAAACEPVSGPKKAMLFAGLYLTALGVGGIKGSLPSHGAEQFDEHSPRGRKGRSTFFNYFVFCLSCGALIAVTFAVWVEDNKGWQWGFGISTIAILLSIPVFVAGSRLYRNKVPTGSPLTTIAKVVLAAAFAGRGGAQSSSNGAVIDRAPSPTGSTDMKEYCKPGDICFADAEAATEPSQELVFLNRAVQRQQRCGALSCTVQEVEDVKIVLMVLPIFFSTIMLNCCLAQLSTFSVEQAATMDTRVGGLKVPPASLPVFPVTFIIFLAPVYDHVIVPFARRVTGTEMGISHLQRIGTGLVLSIVAMAVAAVVEVKRNNVASSAGMLDSAAPLPITFFWIAFQYLFLGSADLFTLAGLLEFFFSEAPARMRSLATSLSWASLALGYYLSSVLVTVVNSATGRGGRRAWLQGERLNHYHLERFYWLMCVLSTLNYIFFLFLAIRYKYRNAGVIKG, from the exons ATG gAGGATGGGTCGTCAGCGAGGGAGGCGGAGAGGTGGGAGGGGTACGTCGACTGGAGGAACCGGCCGGCGGTGCGcggccggcacggcggcatgctcgccgcctccttcgtTCTCG TTGTGGAGGTGCTCGAGAACCTGGCGTTCCTGGCGAACGCGAGCAACCTGGTGACCTACCTCATGGGCTTCATGCACTACTCGCCGTCgcagtcggcgacgacggtgaccaACTTCATGGGGACGGCCTTCCTCCTCGCACTCCTCGGCGGCTTCCTCTCCGACGCCTTCTTCACCACCTACGCCATCTACCTCATCAGCGCCCTCGTCGAGTTCCTG GGGCTGGTGGTCCTAACGATCCAGGCGAGGACGCCGTCGCTGATGCCGCCGGCGTGCTCCAGGGGtgccggagcggcggcgtgcgaGCCGGTGTCGGGGCCGAAGAAGGCGATGCTGTTCGCGGGGCTGTACCTGACGGCGCTGGGCGTGGGCGGCATCAAGGGGTCCCTCCCGTCGCACGGCGCGGAGCAGTTCGACGAGCACTCGCCGAGGGGGCGGAAGGGGCGCTCCACCTTCTTCAACTACTTCGTCTTCTGCCTCTCCTGCGGCGCGCTCATCGCCGTCACCTTCGCCGTCTGGGTCGAGGACAACAAGGGGTGGCAGTGGGGGTTCGGCATCTCCACCATCGCCATCCTGCTCTCCATCCCGGTGTTCGTCGCTGGCTCCAGGCTCTACCGCAACAAGGTGCCCACGGGGAGTCCGCTCACCACCATCGCCAaggtcgtcctcgccgccgcgttcgctggccgcggcggcgcccagaGCTCCAGCAATGGCGCCGTCATCGACCGCGCGCCCAGCCCCACGGGGAGCACCGACATGAAGGAGTACTGCAAGCCCGGGGACATCTGcttcgccgacgccgaggcaGCGACGGAGCCGTCGCAGGAGCTGGTGTTCCTGAACCGCGCggtgcagcggcagcagcggtgCGGGGCGCTGTCGTGCACGGTGCAGGAGGTGGAGGACGTCAAGATCGTGCTCATGGTGCTCcccatcttcttctccaccaTCATGCTCAACTGCTGCCTGGCGCAGCTGTCCACCTTCTCCGTGGAgcaggcggcgacgatggACACCCGCGTCGGTGGCCTCAAGGtgccgccggcgtcgctgccggtgttcCCGGTCACCTTCATCATATTCCTCGCGCCGGTCTACGACCACGTCATCGTCCCATTCGCGCGCCGCGTGACGGGCACGGAGATGGGCATCAGCCACCTGCAGCGCATCGGCACGGGGCTCGTCCTCTCCATCGTCGCcatggccgtcgccgccgttgtcgAGGTGAAGCGCAACAACGTGGCGTCCAGCGCCGGGATGCTCGACTCGGCCGCGCCGCTTCCCATCACCTTCTTCTGGATCGCGTTCCAGTACCTGTTCCTTGGGTCTGCCGACCTGTTCACCCTGGCGGGGCTTCTCGAGTTCTTCTTCAGcgaggcgccggcgaggatgcGGTCCCTGGCGACGTCGCTGTCGTGGGCGTCGCTGGCGCTGGGGTACTACCTGAGCTCGGTGCTGGTGACGGTGGTGAACAGCGCGacggggcgcggcgggcggcgggcgtgGCTGCAGGGGGAGAGGCTGAACCACTACCACCTGGAGAGGTTCTACTGGCTGATGTGTGTGCTCAGCACCCTCAATtacatcttcttcctcttcctggcGATCCGGTACAAGTACAGAAACGCAGGTGTCATCAAGGGTTGA